A single region of the Malus sylvestris chromosome 8, drMalSylv7.2, whole genome shotgun sequence genome encodes:
- the LOC126631541 gene encoding uncharacterized protein LOC126631541 isoform X1 encodes MGSKPLNPMAEPFFLYRFHTPYFPARPVCAYSIVHQPRYFFCQMNPVQPDPTTNKRRRKSVKGKRSLASQRPRNPLKKLGDETHVVGAPRVVACVTKKDLPTGTTYAASYRQMKKGSVRGCGGVIPFPSSPDLENRSGPTTIMIKNIPNQFQRCDLLTVLRNHCRDENLRACREGVSTKSEFDFVYLPMDFKQFWNHKRTANLGYAFVNFTSFTGAYRFYKKFHNEQWKVRSNKKTCEITSAKIQGLEALKKNFESKVFWCHTEEYLPAVVEPPSDGVLRQPKVTPVGTRVGLPFVDYREVKREI; translated from the exons ATGGGTTCCAAACCTCTAAACCCTATGGCTGAGCCATTTTTCTTGTACCGTTTTCACACACCCTATTTTCCTGCTCGGCCTGTGTGCGCTTATTCAATCGTTCACCAACCCAGGTACTTTTTTTGCCAAATGAACCCGGTACAACCTGACCCAACTACAAACAAGAGGCGGAGAAAGAGTGTTAAGGGAAAGAGGAGCTTAGCTTCACAGAGGCCCAGAAACCCTTTGAAGAAGCTTGGAGATGAGACCCATGTGGTGGGTGCTCCTAGGGTTGTCGCATGCGTGACCAAGAAAGATCTGCCGACTGGGACGACGTATGCGGCGTCTTATCGgcagatgaagaaaggttctgtgcGCGGCTGTGGTGGTGTTATTCCGTTTCCTTCAAGTCCTGATCTGGAAAATAGATCCGGTCCTACAACGATCATGATAAAAAATATCCCAAACCAATTTCA GAGGTGTGATTTGCTGACCGTCCTGAGAAATCACTGCCGTGATGAGAACCTACGGGCTTGCAGAGAAGGTGTTTCCACGAAATCTGAGTTCGATTTTGTTTATCTTCCAATGGATTTTAA GCAATTTTGGAACCACAAGAGGACTGCCAATCTGGGCTATGCCTTTGTTAATTTCACCAGTTTTACCGGCGCGTACAGATTTTACAAGAAGTTCCACAATGAACAATGGAAGGTACGCAGCAACaagaaaacatgtgaaattacTTCCGCTAAGATTCAG GGGCTGGAAGCTCTGAAGAAGAACTTTGAGAGTAAAGTGTTTTGGTGCCACACGGAGGAGTATTTGCCTGCGGTGGTTGAACCTCCGAGTGACGGTGTTCTGCGGCAGCCCAAAGTCACTCCGGTGGGGACACGTGTAGGGTTGCCCTTCGTGGATTATAGAGAGGTTAAGAGAGAGATCTGA
- the LOC126631541 gene encoding uncharacterized protein LOC126631541 isoform X2, with protein sequence MGSKPLNPMAEPFFLYRFHTPYFPARPVCAYSIVHQPRYFFCQMNPVQPDPTTNKRRRKSVKGKRSLASQRPRNPLKKLGDETHVVGAPRVVACVTKKDLPTGTTYAASYRQMKKGSVRGCGGVIPFPSSPDLENRSGPTTIMIKNIPNQFQRCDLLTVLRNHCRDENLRACREGVSTKSEFDFVYLPMDFKQFWNHKRTANLGYAFVNFTSFTGAYRFYKKFHNEQWKGLEALKKNFESKVFWCHTEEYLPAVVEPPSDGVLRQPKVTPVGTRVGLPFVDYREVKREI encoded by the exons ATGGGTTCCAAACCTCTAAACCCTATGGCTGAGCCATTTTTCTTGTACCGTTTTCACACACCCTATTTTCCTGCTCGGCCTGTGTGCGCTTATTCAATCGTTCACCAACCCAGGTACTTTTTTTGCCAAATGAACCCGGTACAACCTGACCCAACTACAAACAAGAGGCGGAGAAAGAGTGTTAAGGGAAAGAGGAGCTTAGCTTCACAGAGGCCCAGAAACCCTTTGAAGAAGCTTGGAGATGAGACCCATGTGGTGGGTGCTCCTAGGGTTGTCGCATGCGTGACCAAGAAAGATCTGCCGACTGGGACGACGTATGCGGCGTCTTATCGgcagatgaagaaaggttctgtgcGCGGCTGTGGTGGTGTTATTCCGTTTCCTTCAAGTCCTGATCTGGAAAATAGATCCGGTCCTACAACGATCATGATAAAAAATATCCCAAACCAATTTCA GAGGTGTGATTTGCTGACCGTCCTGAGAAATCACTGCCGTGATGAGAACCTACGGGCTTGCAGAGAAGGTGTTTCCACGAAATCTGAGTTCGATTTTGTTTATCTTCCAATGGATTTTAA GCAATTTTGGAACCACAAGAGGACTGCCAATCTGGGCTATGCCTTTGTTAATTTCACCAGTTTTACCGGCGCGTACAGATTTTACAAGAAGTTCCACAATGAACAATGGAAG GGGCTGGAAGCTCTGAAGAAGAACTTTGAGAGTAAAGTGTTTTGGTGCCACACGGAGGAGTATTTGCCTGCGGTGGTTGAACCTCCGAGTGACGGTGTTCTGCGGCAGCCCAAAGTCACTCCGGTGGGGACACGTGTAGGGTTGCCCTTCGTGGATTATAGAGAGGTTAAGAGAGAGATCTGA
- the LOC126632644 gene encoding probable calcium-binding protein CML29 gives MAQHISLSAETETLSQVLGLVEAFRAFDADNDGKITAAELGGILGSLGYNPSEEDVRAMMQQGDTNNDGFLSIEEFLEMNTKNMEFGGLVNVLKNAFEALDVNGDEIVTAEELYEVMGDDLGFELTLEDCQGIIASIDIDGDGAVSYDDFKLIVNSL, from the coding sequence ATGGCTCAGCACATCTCCCTCTCAGCAGAAACTGAAACACTAAGCCAAGTGCTAGGCCTAGTAGAAGCATTTAGAGCTTTTGATGCAGACAATGATGGCAAAATTACTGCTGCGGAGCTTGGTGGGATTTTAGGGTCACTTGGGTACAACCCCAGTGAAGAAGATGTGAGGGCAATGATGCAGCAAGGCGACACGAACAACGATGGGTTTCTGAGCATCGAGGAGTTTTTGGAAATGAACACGAAGAATATGGAATTCGGGGGACTCGTTAATGTTCTCAAGAACGCTTTTGAGGCGTTGGATGTCAATGGGGATGAGATTGTGACTGCAGAGGAGCTTTATGAGGTTATGGGAGATGATTTGGGGTTTGAGCTGACACTTGAGGATTGCCAGGGGATTATTGCTTCAATTGATATAGATGGGGATGGGGCTGTTAGCTATGATGACTTTAAACTTATAGTCAACTCACTCTGA